The window CCCGCAGACAGCGGCGTTTCAAGTCTGGAGCATCGAACATGACGGCAGCAGTGGTCAGATCCGCTCTCAATCCCTGTTTTTTGATCAATCCTTGACGCTTATCAACCGCTTGGACAATCCCGACGAAACCTACGATCCCCGCACCCGCGCCTGGTTCTCCAGCGCCCTCGGCGACGAGGACCAGATCACCACCGAACCGTACGTTTTTTTCTCCACTCGCAACGTCGGCACCACCCTGGCCCGGCGCAGTGGTAAAAACGCGGTGATGGGCGCCGATCTGACGCTGGCGGAACTGTCAGCCACCCTGGCCAAACATGTGGTGACGCCCCATACCGAAATCGTGCTGTTCGATGCCCAGGGCAATGCCATCGCTTACCCCGACACCAGCAAACTGATCATCGATGACCAAACCGCTCACCTGAACAAGGCTGCCGACCTGAGCCCAGGCCTCGGTGCCCTGCTTTCCAATCCACCCGCCGGCAATCGCCTCGACGCCGCCGGTCGGCAATGGATCGTGGCGCGCAGCAGCATGTCGGAGGGTGGCCCCCAGGGACTGCAACTGGCGTTGCTGGTGCCAGAAGACGAATTGCTCGCCGATGCCTACCGCATGCGTTGGCAAGGCGCGCTGATTACCCTTGCGACATTGTTGTTGTGCCTGCCCGTGGGCTGGTTGACCTCAAGGGTCCTGGTCAAGCCGTTGCGCGCACTGGTACAGGAAGCCGATGCGGTGCGCAGTTTCAATTTCAACTTTCCGGTAGGCCGCAGTTCGCCGGTGCTTGAAATTGATCAACTGAGCGTGTCGATGGCGCGCATGAAGGACACCCTCGGCAGTTTTTTCCAGATCACCGATAGCCTGAGCGCCGAGACCCGCTTTGCGCCGTTGCTGCAGCGGGTGTTGTTTGAAACCGTGAAGATCGGGCAAGCCCAGGCCGGCCTGATTTACCTGCGCGAACGTGACAGCGATCGCATGGAGCCCCAAGGCCTGGTCATCAATGACACGTCACAGGCGTTGCCCTCGTTCGGTGTTCAGGGACACGAGTTTCAGGATCCGCAGAGCCCTCAGTGGTTGCAGCAGTTGTCTAATGCCGACAATGTCGTCACCAACCTGGGTTTCGAACAGGCGGGGGATTTGCAGAAAGTAATGCTCGCGCTGGAATGCCCCCGGGTGCACCTGATCGGCATCCGGCTGCACAATCGGCACAACGAAACCGTGGGCCTGTTGGTCCTGTTATTAGCCGACAGCGGTACACAACGTGACCTGGAAAAATTGCGCCCGGACCGCATTGCGTTTCTCCAGGCTGTTTCCGGCGCGGCCGCCGTGAGCATTGAGAGCCAGCGCCTGCAAGCCAAACAGAAACAACTGCTGGACGCCTTCATTCAGCTGCTGGCCGGCGCGATCGATGCCAAGAGTCCCTACACCGGAGGTCACTGCCAGCGAGTGCCGGAGCTGACCCTGATGCTTGCCCAAGCGGCGGCTGCCAGTCAGGCCCCGGCCTTCAGCGATTACCAACCGACCGAAGATGAGTGGGAAGCGCTGCACATTGCGGCCTGGCTGCACGACTGCGGAAAGGTCACGACACCTGAATACGTGGTCGACAAAGCCACCAAGCTTGAAACGCTGAATGACCGCATCCATGAAATTCGCACCCGCTTCGAGGTTCTCAAGCGCGATGCCTGGATCAACTATTGGCAGGCTATCGCGCTGGGCGGTGACGAGCAGCACCTGGCCGAATTACGCAATGCCAACCTGGCCGGGCTGGATGATGATTTCGCCTTCGTCGCCCGCTGCAATCTGGGCGCTGAGGCCATGGCCGAGGCCGATCTGCAACGTCTGCGCAGTATCGCCGAACGCAACTGGACCCGAACCCTGGACGATAGAATCGGTGTGTCCTGGGAAGAAAACCGCCGCCAGGCACAAACTCCGGCACCGACCTTGCCGGTCAGCGAGCCGCTGTTGGCGGACAAGCCCGAGCACCTGCTCGAACGCGCCGAAAGCGAGCTGATCCCGGAAGATAATCCCTGGGGGTTCAAGCTTGATGTGCCGCGCTACAAGTACAACCGGGGCGAGCTCTACAACCTGAGCATCGCCCGGGGCACGCTGA is drawn from Pseudomonas sp. 31-12 and contains these coding sequences:
- a CDS encoding HD domain-containing phosphohydrolase; translation: MPSPLRPDQRRFPLHIHISVMFTFLLLLTGVVLGIFNYGQTTQIILSSSEKLFNRIEQDVRLDLQGTYEPIRHLLSLLADYPATRASDLEQRLALLKPFSQSLNDNPNLASLYLGYGNGDFFMVRPLRTAALRSGLKAPQTAAFQVWSIEHDGSSGQIRSQSLFFDQSLTLINRLDNPDETYDPRTRAWFSSALGDEDQITTEPYVFFSTRNVGTTLARRSGKNAVMGADLTLAELSATLAKHVVTPHTEIVLFDAQGNAIAYPDTSKLIIDDQTAHLNKAADLSPGLGALLSNPPAGNRLDAAGRQWIVARSSMSEGGPQGLQLALLVPEDELLADAYRMRWQGALITLATLLLCLPVGWLTSRVLVKPLRALVQEADAVRSFNFNFPVGRSSPVLEIDQLSVSMARMKDTLGSFFQITDSLSAETRFAPLLQRVLFETVKIGQAQAGLIYLRERDSDRMEPQGLVINDTSQALPSFGVQGHEFQDPQSPQWLQQLSNADNVVTNLGFEQAGDLQKVMLALECPRVHLIGIRLHNRHNETVGLLVLLLADSGTQRDLEKLRPDRIAFLQAVSGAAAVSIESQRLQAKQKQLLDAFIQLLAGAIDAKSPYTGGHCQRVPELTLMLAQAAAASQAPAFSDYQPTEDEWEALHIAAWLHDCGKVTTPEYVVDKATKLETLNDRIHEIRTRFEVLKRDAWINYWQAIALGGDEQHLAELRNANLAGLDDDFAFVARCNLGAEAMAEADLQRLRSIAERNWTRTLDDRIGVSWEENRRQAQTPAPTLPVSEPLLADKPEHLLERAESELIPEDNPWGFKLDVPRYKYNRGELYNLSIARGTLTREERYIINHHMVQTILMLSHLPFPGHLNNVAEIAGGHHEKMDGTGYPKQLKREEMSLPARMMAIADIFEALTAADRPYKKAKTLSEALGIMATMCRDAHIDPELFGLFINAGIYLQYADRFLDPRQIDAVDLSSLLVKAGLRA